Proteins from a single region of Chryseobacterium sp. W4I1:
- a CDS encoding LysR substrate-binding domain-containing protein: MNIQQLEYLIAVDKYKHFGKAAQACFITQPTLSAMIQKFEDELDVKVFDRTTHPIRTTDVGLQIIDQAKVIIESVNELKNKANLLNNILGGTINLGIIPTVSSFILPTEIFKFLEENPKIQMNVKEMTTDNIIKALKAGELDAGIISTPYDTADEFYQDFLFNEELMIYSSNTEANKKNSYIIPEELNVEKVWLLEEGNCLRNQFENICHLKENTLKPKNLDFLASNIQTLVHMVDKVGGISILPELALSQLSDEQKENVFRFKKPFPYREIKIIYYKPTFKQKIIDELSHSIKSSLEQKLNYHINPKEFVSIKPQ; this comes from the coding sequence ATGAACATTCAGCAACTGGAGTATCTTATCGCTGTTGATAAGTACAAACATTTCGGTAAGGCAGCGCAGGCATGCTTTATTACGCAGCCAACATTAAGTGCGATGATACAAAAATTTGAGGATGAACTGGATGTGAAAGTGTTCGACAGAACTACACACCCGATCCGTACTACGGATGTAGGGCTTCAGATCATTGATCAGGCAAAAGTAATTATAGAATCTGTCAATGAGCTAAAAAATAAAGCCAATCTTCTGAATAATATCCTTGGTGGAACAATCAATTTAGGCATCATTCCTACCGTTTCTTCTTTCATTCTGCCGACAGAAATCTTTAAGTTTTTGGAAGAAAATCCAAAAATCCAGATGAATGTGAAAGAAATGACTACCGACAATATTATCAAAGCTTTAAAAGCTGGTGAGTTGGATGCAGGAATCATTTCAACGCCTTATGATACTGCTGATGAATTTTATCAGGATTTCCTTTTCAATGAAGAACTGATGATCTACAGCTCCAATACGGAAGCTAATAAAAAGAATTCTTATATTATCCCTGAAGAACTGAACGTTGAAAAAGTATGGCTTCTTGAGGAAGGAAACTGTCTTAGAAATCAGTTTGAAAATATCTGTCACCTGAAAGAGAATACTTTGAAGCCTAAAAATTTAGATTTCTTAGCATCCAACATTCAGACACTGGTTCACATGGTGGATAAAGTAGGAGGGATCAGTATTCTGCCGGAACTGGCACTGAGCCAGCTTTCTGATGAACAGAAGGAAAATGTGTTCAGATTCAAAAAACCTTTCCCTTACAGAGAAATTAAGATCATTTATTATAAGCCGACTTTTAAGCAGAAGATTATTGATGAATTATCTCATTCTATCAAAAGTTCCCTAGAGCAGAAGCTTAATTACCATATCAACCCGAAGGAATTTGTGAGCATCAAGCCGCAATGA
- a CDS encoding catalase: MDSKKLTLSNGAPYFEHQDSQTVGPRGPVLLQDFILQENLAHFVRERIPERIVHAKGSGAYGTFTVTHDISQYTKAKLFSKVGNSCRMFARFSTVGGEKGSADTARDPRGFALKFYTEDGNWDLVGNNTPVFFIKDAKKFPDFIHTQKRVPKTNLKSATMMWDFWSHNPESLHQVLILMSDRGTPYGYRHMHGFGSHTFSMINHQNERVWVKFHFKTKQGIKNFTDAEAVQMAGENPDFAQEDLCNAIENGDFPKWTMFIQVMTEEQAKDFRWNPFDITKVWFHDDFPMIEVGEMELNEVPVNYFAHVEQSTFSPSNLVNGISFSPDKMLQGRLFSYPDAHRYRVGVNAHQLEVNRCPFAVNNYQRDGFMADSSEYQDKPNYFPNSFDEVKPDPSYKNYDYELDSAHVASYNRNENDDDHYTQPGLLYTKSMNAEDREHLIHNIIGSMKGITGPKRDEIINRQLCHFFRTNIELGMKVASQLNINIDANMMNHSK, translated from the coding sequence ATGGATTCTAAAAAATTAACACTAAGCAACGGTGCTCCTTATTTTGAACATCAGGACTCACAGACTGTTGGTCCAAGAGGCCCTGTCCTGTTGCAGGATTTCATCCTTCAGGAAAACCTTGCGCACTTTGTTAGGGAAAGAATCCCTGAAAGAATAGTACACGCCAAAGGAAGCGGTGCTTATGGTACATTTACCGTAACTCACGACATCAGTCAATATACAAAAGCAAAGCTCTTTTCAAAAGTCGGAAATTCATGCAGAATGTTTGCCCGATTCTCTACCGTTGGCGGAGAAAAAGGTAGTGCAGATACCGCAAGAGACCCACGAGGTTTTGCTTTAAAATTTTATACGGAAGACGGAAACTGGGATTTGGTAGGAAACAATACCCCGGTATTTTTCATCAAGGATGCCAAAAAATTCCCTGATTTTATCCATACCCAGAAAAGAGTACCAAAAACTAATTTAAAAAGTGCCACAATGATGTGGGATTTCTGGAGCCACAATCCTGAATCTCTTCACCAGGTTCTTATCTTAATGTCGGACAGGGGAACACCGTACGGCTATAGACATATGCATGGGTTTGGGTCTCATACTTTTTCTATGATCAATCATCAAAACGAAAGGGTTTGGGTAAAATTCCATTTTAAAACCAAACAGGGAATTAAAAATTTCACAGATGCCGAAGCCGTGCAAATGGCCGGAGAGAATCCGGATTTTGCTCAGGAAGACCTTTGCAATGCTATTGAAAACGGAGATTTCCCAAAATGGACAATGTTTATCCAGGTAATGACGGAAGAGCAGGCAAAAGATTTCAGATGGAATCCTTTTGATATAACTAAGGTTTGGTTCCACGATGATTTCCCGATGATTGAAGTGGGAGAAATGGAACTTAATGAAGTTCCCGTAAATTATTTTGCACATGTGGAACAGTCTACTTTCTCACCTAGCAACCTGGTCAACGGAATCAGCTTTTCCCCGGACAAAATGCTTCAGGGAAGATTATTTTCTTATCCAGACGCTCACAGATACAGGGTTGGAGTGAATGCTCACCAGCTAGAGGTAAACCGATGTCCTTTTGCAGTCAATAATTATCAGAGAGATGGTTTTATGGCAGATTCCAGCGAATATCAGGATAAGCCGAATTATTTCCCGAACAGCTTCGACGAAGTAAAGCCGGATCCTTCTTACAAGAATTATGATTATGAATTAGATAGTGCCCATGTTGCAAGCTACAACAGAAACGAAAATGATGATGACCATTATACACAACCGGGTCTTCTCTACACCAAATCTATGAATGCTGAAGACAGAGAACATCTGATCCATAATATTATTGGAAGCATGAAAGGAATCACCGGGCCAAAAAGAGATGAGATCATCAACCGTCAATTATGTCACTTTTTCAGGACTAATATTGAACTTGGCATGAAAGTGGCATCTCAACTTAATATCAATATAGATGCAAATATGATGAATCATTCGAAATAG
- a CDS encoding enoyl-CoA hydratase-related protein, with product MSYENILLEKEDKVAIVTINRPQSLNALNAKTIEELSLAMDELNADESCRVIIITGGGEKSFVAGADIKEFSEFGQEKAEELARNGHNTLFNKIENTSKPVIAAVNGFALGGGLELAMACHIRYASENARLGLPEVTLGLIPGYGGTQRLPKLVGKGIANEMIFSAKMIPAQKAKEIGLVNEVYSIEELLTKTKELASTIAGNSPMAISKAIQAVNLSDTDKGFESEIKYFGELFDMNDKKEGVSAFLEKRKPNF from the coding sequence ATGAGTTACGAGAATATATTATTAGAAAAGGAAGACAAAGTTGCTATTGTTACGATCAACAGACCTCAAAGTTTAAATGCTTTAAATGCAAAAACGATAGAAGAGCTAAGTTTAGCAATGGATGAACTTAATGCAGATGAATCCTGTAGAGTAATTATTATTACAGGAGGTGGGGAAAAATCATTCGTAGCAGGAGCCGACATAAAAGAATTTAGTGAATTTGGACAGGAAAAGGCCGAAGAATTGGCCAGAAACGGGCATAATACCCTGTTCAATAAGATTGAAAATACATCTAAACCTGTTATTGCAGCCGTTAATGGTTTTGCATTAGGAGGAGGTTTAGAGCTTGCCATGGCGTGCCACATCAGATATGCATCAGAGAATGCAAGACTAGGCCTTCCGGAAGTTACACTGGGATTAATTCCAGGATATGGAGGAACTCAAAGACTTCCTAAACTTGTAGGAAAAGGTATCGCCAACGAAATGATCTTCTCTGCCAAAATGATTCCTGCCCAAAAGGCAAAGGAAATAGGATTGGTAAATGAAGTATACTCTATTGAAGAATTATTAACCAAAACAAAAGAATTAGCAAGTACTATAGCCGGCAATTCACCAATGGCTATATCAAAGGCTATACAAGCCGTAAACTTGTCTGACACGGATAAAGGTTTTGAATCTGAAATCAAATATTTCGGAGAACTTTTTGATATGAACGACAAGAAAGAAGGAGTTTCCGCTTTTTTAGAGAAAAGAAAGCCTAACTTCTAA
- a CDS encoding dCMP deaminase family protein, whose translation MNKFDKAYLKMAQEWAKLSYCKRKQVGALIVKDRMIISDGYNGTPSGFENCCEDGEGKTHWYVLHAEANAILKLAASTQSAKGATLYLTLSPCKECSKLILQAGITRLVYINEYSDDDGIAFLRNHGIEIEQISDCELKK comes from the coding sequence ATGAATAAGTTTGATAAAGCTTATCTAAAAATGGCCCAAGAGTGGGCAAAATTATCCTACTGTAAGAGAAAACAGGTAGGAGCTCTTATCGTAAAAGATAGGATGATTATTTCAGATGGTTACAACGGAACTCCTTCGGGATTTGAAAACTGCTGTGAAGATGGAGAGGGAAAAACGCACTGGTATGTACTTCATGCGGAAGCCAATGCTATATTAAAGCTGGCCGCTTCCACTCAGTCTGCAAAAGGCGCAACGCTATATTTAACGCTGTCGCCATGCAAAGAATGCAGCAAACTGATTTTGCAGGCAGGAATTACAAGACTTGTGTATATTAATGAGTATTCAGATGACGACGGAATAGCTTTCCTTAGGAACCATGGTATTGAAATAGAACAAATATCGGACTGTGAACTAAAAAAATAA
- the xerD gene encoding site-specific tyrosine recombinase XerD: protein MTWDEKIKDFEIFLRFERNFSDNTLDAYIRDIKKLKDYAEVDLENVGPDSIGYENLQEYIFNLSKQKFSERSQARWISSIKAFFKFLLEDEFREDNPASLLEGPKLGLYLPDTLSLPDINRIIAAIEVNSDLGKRNHCIIEVLYGCGLRVSELIDLKISNINFTEQYIKVNGKGNKTRFVPLADYTAELLETYIKEVRSKNKINKKYEDTLFLNSRGTSMSRVIVFLIIKELTDKAGVSKKISPHTFRHSFATHLLQNGADLRYIQEMLGHSSITTTEIYTHLKTEELRDVILNYHPRNINIAQ from the coding sequence ATGACTTGGGATGAAAAAATCAAAGATTTTGAAATATTTCTTCGCTTCGAAAGAAATTTTTCAGATAACACACTCGATGCCTATATTCGGGACATCAAAAAATTAAAAGATTATGCCGAAGTAGATCTGGAAAACGTCGGTCCAGACTCTATCGGTTACGAAAACTTACAGGAATATATCTTCAATCTTTCCAAACAGAAGTTCAGTGAAAGATCTCAGGCAAGATGGATTTCTTCTATAAAAGCTTTTTTCAAGTTTCTACTTGAAGATGAGTTTAGGGAAGACAATCCTGCTTCTCTGCTCGAAGGTCCAAAACTTGGATTATATCTTCCTGACACCTTAAGCCTGCCGGACATTAACAGAATTATTGCAGCCATTGAGGTAAATTCTGATCTCGGAAAGAGAAATCATTGTATCATTGAGGTTCTTTACGGATGCGGTTTACGTGTCTCAGAACTTATTGATCTTAAAATTTCGAACATCAATTTCACAGAACAGTACATCAAAGTCAACGGAAAAGGAAACAAAACACGTTTCGTTCCTTTGGCTGACTACACTGCTGAACTTTTGGAAACTTACATTAAAGAAGTACGTTCAAAAAACAAGATCAATAAAAAATATGAGGATACGCTGTTTCTGAACAGCCGTGGAACATCTATGTCCAGAGTGATTGTATTCCTGATCATTAAAGAACTTACAGACAAAGCGGGAGTGAGCAAGAAAATATCTCCACATACGTTCAGACATTCTTTTGCAACACACCTTTTACAGAACGGTGCAGATCTTCGTTATATCCAGGAAATGCTGGGACATTCCAGCATCACTACTACTGAGATCTATACCCATCTGAAGACAGAGGAACTCAGGGATGTTATATTAAATTATCATCCGAGAAATATTAACATTGCTCAATGA
- a CDS encoding NUDIX domain-containing protein, protein MKLLKYCPSCGKETLNWDGEKKWSCLECGFSLYNNVAGAVAVVIRWDNEVYLTRRNRDPKKGKLDLAGGFVDPKESAEETCKRELFEELQLNVDISNLKYLTSLPNIYQYKEIDYNTIDLFYEYRVSEKFEVSLELSEISEAVWIPLNSLDLDDLAFDSQKRFFEEYLKNI, encoded by the coding sequence ATGAAATTATTGAAATACTGCCCAAGCTGCGGCAAAGAAACGCTAAACTGGGACGGCGAAAAAAAATGGAGCTGTCTAGAATGTGGTTTTTCTCTCTATAATAATGTGGCCGGTGCGGTAGCTGTTGTTATCCGATGGGATAATGAAGTTTACCTTACCAGAAGAAACCGTGACCCAAAAAAGGGAAAACTGGATCTGGCCGGAGGATTTGTTGATCCAAAGGAAAGCGCTGAGGAAACATGTAAGAGAGAGCTTTTTGAAGAACTTCAGCTTAATGTGGATATTTCAAATTTAAAGTATCTTACCAGCCTTCCGAATATCTACCAGTACAAGGAAATTGATTATAATACAATCGATCTCTTTTACGAATACAGAGTGTCGGAAAAATTCGAGGTTAGCCTTGAGCTTTCTGAAATATCAGAGGCCGTCTGGATTCCTTTAAACTCCTTAGATCTTGATGATCTTGCTTTTGATTCTCAGAAGAGATTTTTTGAGGAATATTTGAAGAATATATAA
- a CDS encoding heme-binding domain-containing protein, which translates to MKTVKKVLFWTLVAFALIQFIPIDKVNKPVDKAMNFVDVKKTPEKISGLLKGACYDCHSNETVYPRYANIAPVSWSVKSHVNEGREHLNFSVWGSYNKDLKESMLNKAIQTIQSKTMPMPGYIVYHKEANLSDAERTLLVQYFKEIQQSKSY; encoded by the coding sequence ATGAAGACGGTAAAAAAAGTGTTATTCTGGACACTGGTAGCGTTTGCGTTGATCCAGTTTATTCCTATTGACAAAGTAAACAAACCTGTTGATAAGGCAATGAATTTCGTTGATGTCAAAAAGACTCCCGAAAAAATTAGCGGATTGTTAAAAGGAGCCTGCTACGACTGTCATTCCAATGAGACCGTTTATCCCAGATATGCAAATATAGCACCCGTTTCCTGGTCTGTAAAAAGCCACGTTAATGAAGGCAGGGAACATCTTAATTTTTCCGTCTGGGGAAGTTATAATAAGGATTTAAAAGAGAGCATGTTAAATAAAGCGATCCAGACGATTCAAAGCAAAACGATGCCTATGCCCGGCTATATTGTTTATCATAAAGAAGCTAATCTATCCGATGCAGAAAGAACGCTGCTTGTTCAGTACTTCAAAGAAATACAGCAATCAAAGTCTTATTGA
- a CDS encoding Ig-like domain-containing protein, whose product MKRILLLFVICFLVHSCARVGSPVGGPKDTLAPKFLSSNIDTTRINVKRDIHELRLDFDEYITLKDINKNLIISPPIKNIKRILPSNIANKFVMIQWTDTLQANTTYNFNFGNSIADNNETNILRYFNFAFSTGDKLDDLYVSGVITDAVAIKKKEGENKLVVGLYQVKDTINYKQKPYYITKVDDDGYYELNYLTPGKYKIVAFEDENSNSVYDPGKEKVGFQKEPLDIEKSVSGLNLKVYPSKKPLKYVEMKESPGGIVMTFEGNPENVKVASVNEKLQDIKVTHRPKSDSVKIWFDPVKSDIGQTTTENLKFSYDTGKKQDTVSVFYKYNKKNAMDLENDNGGPELAPNSDFKIRSAYIIDKINPEKWILKSDSLTTQEFTAKISETNPYQILIHSDFVTGKKYQLTVPKETVSSYYTKNVQSKRFDFEVEKVDQFGSLAFAIQNAPETSYWIQLLDASDKVIYSKYTKGNNVKFDILKPNEYIVRILVDNNENKFWDEADFETETFAEDSYVFYKKAIVRPLWETKEDWDLKDTRTLDNPKGEVSKPVDIPAEATPSETVKKEMNKELKSDSGNAVLTPVK is encoded by the coding sequence ATGAAAAGAATTCTTCTATTATTCGTTATCTGTTTTCTTGTCCATTCCTGTGCAAGAGTCGGTTCTCCCGTAGGTGGTCCGAAAGATACCCTGGCTCCAAAGTTTTTGAGCTCAAACATTGATACTACAAGAATCAATGTAAAAAGAGATATTCACGAGCTGAGACTGGATTTTGACGAATATATTACTTTAAAGGACATCAATAAAAACCTGATTATTTCTCCACCGATCAAAAATATAAAGCGAATCCTTCCTTCCAATATCGCCAATAAATTTGTGATGATCCAGTGGACAGATACGCTTCAGGCCAATACGACATATAATTTCAATTTTGGAAACTCAATTGCTGATAATAATGAGACTAATATTCTTCGTTATTTCAACTTTGCCTTTTCCACAGGCGATAAACTGGATGATCTTTACGTAAGCGGGGTTATTACAGATGCCGTTGCCATTAAAAAGAAAGAAGGGGAAAATAAGCTGGTAGTAGGGCTTTATCAGGTAAAAGATACAATCAATTATAAACAGAAACCATACTATATCACAAAAGTAGATGATGATGGATATTATGAGCTTAATTACCTTACCCCAGGCAAGTATAAGATCGTTGCCTTTGAGGACGAGAACAGTAATTCTGTTTATGATCCGGGAAAAGAAAAAGTAGGGTTTCAGAAAGAACCGCTGGATATTGAAAAGTCTGTTTCAGGATTAAATTTAAAAGTTTATCCTTCCAAAAAGCCTTTGAAATATGTTGAAATGAAAGAAAGTCCGGGTGGAATTGTCATGACGTTTGAAGGCAACCCTGAGAATGTGAAAGTAGCTTCTGTCAACGAAAAACTGCAGGATATTAAAGTCACTCACCGTCCGAAATCCGATTCTGTAAAGATATGGTTTGATCCGGTGAAAAGTGATATAGGGCAGACGACCACAGAAAACCTTAAGTTCAGCTATGATACCGGCAAAAAGCAGGATACCGTTTCCGTATTTTATAAATACAATAAGAAGAACGCAATGGATCTTGAGAACGATAACGGGGGACCTGAATTAGCCCCGAATTCTGATTTTAAGATTAGATCTGCTTATATTATCGATAAGATCAATCCTGAAAAATGGATCCTGAAAAGCGACAGCTTAACCACTCAGGAATTCACGGCTAAAATCTCAGAAACCAATCCTTATCAGATTCTAATCCATTCAGATTTTGTAACCGGGAAAAAATACCAGCTTACCGTTCCAAAAGAAACAGTATCTTCTTATTATACTAAAAATGTACAGTCCAAACGTTTTGATTTTGAAGTTGAAAAAGTTGATCAGTTCGGAAGTCTGGCTTTTGCTATTCAGAATGCCCCGGAAACCAGTTACTGGATCCAGCTTCTGGACGCTTCAGATAAGGTCATTTATTCAAAATACACCAAAGGAAACAATGTGAAATTTGATATCCTTAAACCAAACGAATATATCGTAAGGATATTGGTAGATAATAACGAAAATAAATTCTGGGATGAGGCTGATTTCGAGACAGAAACTTTTGCAGAAGATTCTTATGTCTTTTACAAAAAAGCCATTGTGCGACCTCTTTGGGAAACTAAGGAAGATTGGGATCTGAAAGATACCAGAACGCTGGATAATCCCAAAGGAGAGGTCTCTAAGCCTGTAGATATTCCTGCAGAAGCAACTCCTTCGGAAACAGTAAAGAAGGAGATGAATAAAGAATTGAAATCAGATTCCGGAAACGCAGTATTGACACCTGTAAAATAG
- a CDS encoding serine hydrolase, whose translation MKKLNFSLILIVFLFFFSCKKESDTKGSVTENTNLPNYGNVDLNNVFTKAESQLGDKGILTGYIDQYYKKIWEGGDLSGGILVAKGNDILYENYRGFGREGDQMPIDKNTPLHVASVSKTLTAMAMLKLVEAGKIKLSDHLTQFFPGFPYPNVTVQTLLDQRSGLPKYEYFIAKIQPAPAELSKSFITNQDILNMLIQYKPDLARDTDTGFMYCNTNFAMLALLIEKITKTPFPQAMKEMIFQPLKMEHTYIFQEKDIPTAAQSFYYGGKRLYPLDRLDLIYGDKNVYTTPRDLYNFSKAMFSKDFLKPDLMQMVFTPYSNEKSGMNNYGLGFRMKIFDNGEKLTYHNGWWHGTNSVFAHLLKSKVTIVAIGNRYSNKVYTALALSGLFEDFPVQKDKLHSVMNDNKDTLNAGHEVFGE comes from the coding sequence ATGAAGAAGCTAAATTTCAGCCTAATTTTAATTGTTTTTTTATTTTTTTTTTCCTGTAAAAAAGAATCAGATACAAAAGGTTCTGTAACCGAAAATACCAATCTCCCCAATTATGGAAATGTAGATCTGAATAATGTATTTACCAAAGCAGAAAGCCAGCTTGGTGATAAAGGAATATTGACCGGATATATTGATCAGTATTACAAAAAGATCTGGGAAGGCGGAGACCTGAGTGGCGGAATCCTTGTGGCAAAAGGAAATGATATCCTGTATGAAAATTACAGAGGTTTCGGAAGAGAAGGTGATCAGATGCCAATTGATAAAAATACACCATTGCATGTAGCTTCAGTTTCTAAGACCCTGACAGCAATGGCAATGTTGAAGCTGGTAGAAGCCGGAAAAATTAAACTTTCTGATCATCTTACCCAGTTTTTCCCAGGATTTCCCTATCCCAATGTTACCGTACAGACCTTGCTCGATCAGAGAAGCGGTCTTCCGAAATACGAATATTTTATTGCTAAAATACAACCGGCTCCCGCTGAACTTTCAAAGTCATTCATTACCAATCAGGATATTCTGAATATGCTTATCCAATATAAGCCTGATCTTGCAAGAGATACAGATACCGGCTTTATGTACTGTAATACCAATTTTGCAATGCTGGCTTTATTGATAGAAAAGATCACCAAAACTCCCTTTCCTCAGGCGATGAAAGAAATGATATTTCAGCCTTTGAAAATGGAACATACCTATATTTTCCAGGAAAAAGATATTCCCACGGCAGCACAGTCCTTTTATTATGGCGGGAAAAGATTGTATCCTTTGGATAGACTTGACCTTATTTATGGAGACAAAAACGTTTATACAACGCCGAGAGACCTTTACAACTTTTCCAAGGCAATGTTTTCCAAGGATTTCTTAAAGCCGGACCTGATGCAGATGGTTTTCACACCGTACAGCAATGAAAAGTCAGGAATGAATAATTACGGTCTCGGTTTCAGAATGAAGATCTTTGATAACGGTGAGAAGCTTACTTATCACAACGGATGGTGGCATGGAACCAATTCAGTTTTTGCCCATCTTCTGAAATCCAAAGTAACCATTGTAGCTATTGGAAACAGATATTCAAATAAAGTCTATACAGCATTGGCATTATCAGGGTTATTTGAAGATTTTCCGGTTCAGAAAGATAAGCTGCATAGCGTAATGAACGATAATAAAGATACTTTGAATGCCGGACATGAAGTTTTTGGAGAATAA
- a CDS encoding BspA family leucine-rich repeat surface protein, whose amino-acid sequence MLKKIYFFSFFFLVITALRAQTPLILKFWVSDANNLKIKLNTEGAYNYSYVKTNNSTITGNGIGNTGLTEISVPSIGTYNISITPTGTFRFSSGTDIDKVVELTQWGQITWNTNLSGMFSGYANLQITATDIPDFSQVTNLSSFFSGCTNLSIVNNINNWNVGNVTNMSSLFFNAKAFNKPIGNWNTSNVTDMSQMFFYADAFNQDIGNWNVSNVTNMSSMFNRAKAFNQNINNWNVSNVQNMSMMFEASQSFNQPLNNWNTSNVTNMSQMFSYPSFNQDISSWDVSNVINMSHMFWSNNNFNKNLGNWTLSPIVNLTEIFGYSGLDCGNYGATLKGWAENPNSPLGRLVGVVGRTYGNGGQIFRNQLINNKGWTFAGDSFSPNCSEPLLLVEEIKSGKTKLLLYPNPASEMIFIKSESITKSVQVLDASGKALLTKGGETNQLNLQQIPTGTYFIKIATADGSESIHKLIKK is encoded by the coding sequence ATGTTGAAAAAAATTTACTTTTTCTCTTTCTTCTTTTTGGTCATTACTGCTCTAAGGGCACAGACTCCACTTATATTAAAATTTTGGGTGAGCGACGCTAACAACCTAAAAATAAAATTAAATACTGAAGGGGCCTACAACTATTCATATGTAAAGACCAACAATTCTACTATTACAGGTAATGGAATAGGAAACACGGGTTTAACAGAAATCAGCGTTCCCTCAATAGGAACATATAATATTTCAATTACGCCTACAGGCACTTTTAGATTTAGTTCTGGAACTGACATAGATAAAGTTGTCGAACTAACACAATGGGGGCAAATTACCTGGAATACTAATTTATCAGGCATGTTTTCTGGATATGCGAATCTTCAAATTACAGCAACCGATATTCCCGATTTTTCACAGGTTACTAACCTCAGCTCGTTTTTTTCAGGTTGCACAAACTTATCAATTGTAAACAATATTAACAATTGGAATGTTGGCAACGTGACCAATATGAGTAGCTTATTCTTTAATGCCAAGGCTTTTAATAAGCCAATCGGTAATTGGAATACATCAAATGTTACAGATATGAGCCAGATGTTTTTTTATGCTGACGCATTCAATCAGGATATTGGCAATTGGAATGTTTCAAATGTGACCAACATGAGTTCAATGTTTAATCGTGCGAAGGCATTCAACCAAAATATTAATAATTGGAATGTTTCAAATGTTCAGAATATGTCAATGATGTTCGAAGCATCTCAGTCGTTTAACCAACCATTAAACAACTGGAATACTTCAAATGTCACAAACATGTCTCAGATGTTTTCTTATCCAAGTTTTAACCAAGACATATCCTCCTGGGATGTTTCTAATGTTATCAATATGTCTCACATGTTTTGGTCTAACAATAATTTTAATAAGAATTTAGGCAATTGGACACTTTCTCCAATAGTCAATTTGACAGAAATTTTTGGCTATAGTGGTTTAGATTGTGGAAATTATGGTGCAACATTAAAAGGCTGGGCTGAAAATCCTAATTCTCCACTTGGACGACTTGTCGGAGTAGTGGGAAGAACTTATGGAAACGGTGGCCAAATATTTCGTAATCAATTAATTAATAACAAGGGCTGGACATTTGCTGGAGACAGTTTTTCTCCAAACTGCTCGGAACCTTTGTTACTTGTTGAAGAAATAAAATCAGGCAAAACAAAATTACTACTGTACCCAAATCCTGCCTCAGAAATGATCTTTATAAAATCAGAATCCATCACTAAATCGGTACAAGTTTTAGATGCTTCAGGAAAAGCATTATTGACCAAAGGTGGTGAAACAAATCAATTAAACCTGCAACAAATTCCTACCGGAACTTATTTTATTAAGATTGCAACAGCTGACGGATCTGAGAGTATACACAAACTCATAAAAAAATAA